Proteins co-encoded in one Corylus avellana chromosome ca9, CavTom2PMs-1.0 genomic window:
- the LOC132191697 gene encoding uncharacterized protein LOC132191697, which yields MVLNAMGYDESDGKITFDKDKNRICFSPPHDPLLPRKINAFQKLTKKLGGILFMSRYRSTSVHLLGGCNASSDFSCGVCNPSGQVFDPEGPATVHAGLYVCDASLIPCSVGINPSLTIATVAEYASRHLVRDVLTYKSNEGIEIPVKAVDQNPHSISDKNIESDWRSTVTFNETMEGYVGGMPCKAYLKVKMNSQDQKGKLGVKEFHPLLRGRVGGYVEFIAIEKDKLHIIDGEINLCKVECRTPYTQYMHYQLLLAASSGSRYILEGRKIMNPYLLGLYAWRETTTLHVTFKKVVENNSREDTVNLRGELCISMVQLLKSILSLEGNERGRFIRHLLHTFLRTYFLQIPRGSHKDFTLSDSYVKPYPSSTLHEIKTEDGFFISCRQWKCTQIPSRLEGPKQLNPVLLLNGHSAESYWLPTEPNDLVRTLLEEGHETWLLQPRLHPLNPSKDFTIEDIGRFDVPAAINKILELHGQHTTIHVVAHCVGGLAIHIALMGGHVSATHIASLSCTNSSMFFKLNASSMFKMWLPLVPLSMVILGKNNILPLLETSKCSFRHRLLKFIACLIPRYERCTCNECEVFAGIFGSAFWHGNVSPSMHYWLSKESTLTRLPMAAFPHIRKICKAGFIVDSNGNNKYLIHHERMALPTLYISGGRSLLVTPKTSFLANKYMKLHQPGFRHERVVVEGFGHSDLLIGEESDKKIMKKQAEFMGRVGEGEGGGYDAVVVGSGYGGSVAACRMSMAGIKVCLVEKGRRWEAQDFPTDTFKIMSAVRMEKQNLGVGFGPKDALFQVHEQNDSLAVVACGLGGGSLVNAGVMMPTPVRARRNPKWPKEWERDWENCEASAASMLRIQSVPVKFPVTKVVGEILGDGQIENSFETPLQLSMNFGLEEPASNSMEPQRVGSCLACGNCLAGCPYNAKSSTDKNYIHSAIQAGCHVKTECEVQYVIKNPYEICREEGKIERKRRRWRVYLNEIDCITADYVVLSGTFL from the exons ATGGTTCTTAATGCAATGGGATATGATGAGAGTGATGGGAAAATTACATTTGATAAGGACAAGAATAGAATCTGCTTTAGTCCACCTCACGATCCTTTACTCCCAAGGAAAATCAATGCCTTTCAGAAACTCACTAAGAAATTAGGAGGGATACTTTTCATGTCAAGGTACCGAAGCACATCAGTTCATCTTTTAGGTGGTTGCAATGCATCATCTGACTTTTCATGTGGTGTTTGTAACCCAAGTGGTCAGGTTTTTGACCCAGAAGGTCCAGCCACTGTACACGCTGGCCTCTATGTCTGTGATGCTTCTTTAATCCCCTGCTCTGTTGGCATAAATCCATCTCTTACAATTGCAACTGTGGCTGAGTACGCAAGTAGGCACCTTGTGAGGGATGTTCTCACGTACAAGAGCAATGAGGGTATTGAAATTCCTGTTAAAGCTGTTGATCAAAATCCACATTCCATCTCTGATAAGAATATAGAGAGTGATTGGAGATCAACGGTCACTTTTAATGAAACCATGGAGGGTTATGTAGGGGGTATGCCTTGCAAAGCCTATCTGAAAGTGAAGATGAACTCTCAAGATCAGAAGGGGAAATTGGGTGTCAAAGAATTTCATCCTCTTTTAAGAGGGAGAGTTGGTGGATATGTGGAATTTATAGCCATTGAGAAGGATAAATTACATATTATAGATGGGGAAATAAATTTGTGTAAAGTAGAATGCAGAACTCCTTACACACAGTATATGCATTATCAGCTTCTCCTTGCTGCTTCTTCTGGTTCAAG ATATATTCTTGAGGGGAGGAAGATAATGAATCCTTATCTCCTTGGATTATATGCTTGGAGGGAGACAACAACTCTgcatgtgacatttaaaaaagTTGTTGAGAACAATTCAAGGGAAGACACTGTGAATCTAAGAGGCGAGCTCTGTATCTCCATGGTACAGCTTTTGAAGAGCATCTTAAGCCTTGAAGGAAACGAGAGAGGGAGGTTCATACGTCATCTATTGCACACTTTCCTAAGAACCTATTTTTTACAGATACCACGAGGGAGTCACAAGGACTTCACCCTATCAGATTCATATGTTAAACCTTATCCAAGCAGCACCCTCCATGAAATAAAAACAG AAGATGGATTTTTTATCAGTTGCAGGCAATGGAAATGCACCCAAATTCCATCAAGGCTTGAAGGACCAAAACAACTAAATCCAGTTCTCCTTCTTAATGGTCATTCTGCTGAGAGTTACTGGTTGCCAACAGAACCAAATGACTTGGTCAGAACTTTACTGGAAGAAGGGCATGAAACATGGCTACTGCAACCAAGGTTGCACCCTTTGAATCCTTCAAAGGACTTCACAATTGAAGATATTGGAAGATTTGATGTCCCAGCTG CAATAAATAAGATCCTTGAATTGCATGGGCAGCATACAACAATACATGTAGTTGCACATTGTGTTGGAGGCTTAGCCATACACATAGCTCTCATGGGGGGGCATGTCTCTGCAACCCATATAGCTTCCCTGTCTTGCACCAATTCTTCGATGTTCTTCAAGCTTAATGCTTCatcaatgttcaaaatgtggCTTCCTCTGGTCCCG CTTTCCATGGTTATCCTAGGCAAGAACAATATCCTGCCTCTGTTGGAAACATCAAAGTGCAGTTTCCGACATCGTCTCTTGAAATTTATTGCCTGTTTGATACCAAGGTATGAGAGATGCACCTGCAATGAGTGTGAGGTTTTTGCTGGTATATTTGGAAGCGCATTCTGGCATGGAAATGTAAGCCCCAGCATGCACTACTGGTTAAGCAAAGAGAGCACTTTGACAAGGCTTCCCATGGCAGCATTTCCGCACATCAGAAAAATATGCAAAGCCGGTTTCATTGTAGACAGCAATGGCAACAACAAATATTTGATCCATCATGAGAGAATGGCGCTCCCTACGCTTTATATTTCAGGAGGGCGGAGTCTCCTTGTGACTCCAAAGACTTCATTTCTTGCTAACAAGTATATGAAGTTACACCAGCCTGGCTTTAGACATGAGAGAGTTGTTGTGGAGGGTTTTGGGCATTCTGACCTTTTGATTGGAGAAGAGTCAGATAAGAAG ATCATGAAGAAACAGGCAGAATTCATGGGAAGGGTTGgtgaaggagaaggaggaggtTACGATGCTGTTGTCGTGGGGTCTGGATATGGTGGTTCTGTTGCTGCATGTCGCATGTCAATGGCCGGAATAAAGGTATGTTTGGTTGAGAAAGGCCGGAGATGGGAAGCTCAGGATTTTCCAACTGACACCTTCAAGATCATGTCCGCTGTGAGAATGGAGAAACAGAACTTGGGTGTCGGCTTTGGTCCAAAAGATGCTTTATTCCAG GTACACGAACAAAATGATTCTCTAGCAGTAGTGGCATGTGGGCTTGGAGGAGGTTCACTTGTGAATGCAGGAGTGATGATGCCAACCCCAGTTCGAGCCAGAAGGAATCCCAAGTGGCCAAAGGAATGGGAAAGGGATTGGGAAAATTGTGAAGCTTCTGCTGCAAGCATGCTGAGAATACAAAGTGTTCCTGTCAAGTTTCCTGTCACCAAAGTCGTGGGAGAAATATTAGGTGATGGACAGATTGAAAACAGTTTTGAGACTCCATTGCAGCTAAGCATGAATTTTGGTCTTGAAGAGCCTGCATCCAACTCAATGGAGCCTCAAAGAGTTGGTAGCTGCTTAGCCTGTGGAAACTGTCTTGCTGGGTGTCCTTATAATGCCAAAAGTTCTACTGACAAAAACTATATACATTCGGCAATCCAG gCAGGATGTCATGTTAAAACAGAGTGTGAGGTTCAGTATGTGATTAAAAATCCATATGAAATTTGCCGAGAAGAAGGcaaaattgagagaaagagaagaagatggCGTGTTTACTTGAATGAGATTGACTGCATAACTGCTGATTATGTAGTCCTCTCAGGTacctttttataa
- the LOC132191698 gene encoding uncharacterized protein LOC132191698 encodes MKKQAEFMGRVGEGEGGGYDAVVVGSGYGGSVAACRMSMAGIKVCLVEKGRRWEAQDFPTDTFKIMSAVRMEKQNLGVGFGPKDALFQVHEQNDSLAVVACGLGGGSLVNAGVMMPTPVRARRNPKWPKEWERDWENCEASAASMLRIQSVPVKFPVTKVVGEILGDGQIENSFETPLQLSMNFGLEEPASNSMEPQRVGSCLACGNCLAGCPYNAKSSTDKNYIHSAIQAGCHVKTECEVQYVIKNPYEICREEGKIERKRRRWRVYLNEIDCITADYVVLSGTFL; translated from the exons ATGAAGAAACAGGCAGAATTCATGGGAAGGGTTGgtgaaggagaaggaggaggtTACGATGCTGTTGTCGTGGGGTCTGGATATGGTGGTTCTGTTGCTGCATGTCGCATGTCAATGGCCGGAATAAAGGTATGTTTGGTTGAGAAAGGCCGGAGATGGGAAGCTCAGGATTTTCCAACTGACACCTTCAAGATCATGTCCGCTGTGAGAATGGAGAAACAGAACTTGGGTGTCGGCTTTGGTCCAAAAGATGCTTTATTCCAG GTACACGAACAAAATGATTCTCTAGCAGTAGTGGCATGTGGGCTTGGAGGAGGTTCACTTGTGAATGCAGGAGTGATGATGCCAACCCCAGTTCGAGCCAGAAGGAATCCCAAGTGGCCAAAGGAATGGGAAAGGGATTGGGAAAATTGTGAAGCTTCTGCTGCAAGCATGCTGAGAATACAAAGTGTTCCTGTCAAGTTTCCTGTCACCAAAGTCGTGGGAGAAATATTAGGTGATGGACAGATTGAAAACAGTTTTGAGACTCCATTGCAGCTAAGCATGAATTTTGGTCTTGAAGAGCCTGCATCCAACTCAATGGAGCCTCAAAGAGTTGGTAGCTGCTTAGCCTGTGGAAACTGTCTTGCTGGGTGTCCTTATAATGCCAAAAGTTCTACTGACAAAAACTATATACATTCGGCAATCCAG gCAGGATGTCATGTTAAAACAGAGTGTGAGGTTCAGTATGTGATTAAAAATCCATATGAAATTTGCCGAGAAGAAGGcaaaattgagagaaagagaagaagatggCGTGTTTACTTGAATGAGATTGACTGCATAACTGCTGATTATGTAGTCCTCTCAGGTacctttttataa
- the LOC132162645 gene encoding uncharacterized protein LOC132162645 — MGGLKLSDALGSGFSCNGNTVAYLAGSQAPLSAYGLKGKQLSKIPFEERPGPSISSSYISSLGFTIQSAVLPTAYPYLLFKGITTYGWPTGSWFFHGIIDKIKHITGFKASQAMILNAMGYDDSDGKITFDKDRNRICFSPPHDPLLPRKINAFQKLTRKLGGILFMSRYRSTSVHLLGGCNASSDRPCGVCNPSGQVFDPEGPTSTVHTGLYVCDASLIPCSVGINPSLTIATVAESVSRHLVRDVLKYKSSIEIPVKNVHQDPHYITDKNIKSDWRSTVTFNETMEGYVGGMPCTAYLKVKMNSQDHKGKWGVRECHPLLRGKVGGYVEFRAFEKDKLHIIDGKINLCKVECRTPYTQYMHYHLLLAASSGSRYILEGRKIMNPYLFGLYAWRETTTLHVTFKKVVENNSREDMVNQKGKLCISMVQLLKSILSLEGNERGRFIRHLLHTLLRTYFLQIPRQSHKDFILSDSYVKPYGPHPSSTLHEIQSEDGSFISCRQWKCTQNPSRLEGPKQLNPVLLLNGHSTESYCCQQNQMI, encoded by the exons ATGGGAGGATTGAAACTTTCAGATGCACTTGGGTCTGGATTCAGCTGTAATGGGAATACTGTGGCTTATCTTGCTGGAAGCCAAGCACCCTTGAGTGCTTACGGATTGAAGGGAAAGCAACTCTCAAAGATACCATTTGAAGAAAGGCCAGGGCCATCCATTTCTTCATCTTATATATCTTCGTTGGGATTCACAATCCAG AGTGCTGTACTTCCAACAGCTTACCCCTACCTGCTGTTTAAAGGGATCACGACTTACGGTTGGCCAACTGGATCCTGGTTCTTTCATGGGATAATTGACAAGATAAAACACATAACAGGTTTTAAAGCAAGCCAAGCAATGATTCTTAATGCAATGGGATATGATGACAGTGACGGGAAAATTACATTTGATAAGGACAGGAATAGAATCTGCTTTAGTCCACCTCACGATCCTTTACTCCCTAGGAAAATCAATGCCTTTCAGAAGCTCACTAGGAAATTAGGAGGAATACTCTTCATGTCAAGGTATCGAAGCACATCAGTACATCTTTTAGGTGGTTGCAATGCATCATCTGACCGTCCATGTGGTGTTTGTAACCCGAGTGGTCAGGTTTTTGACCCAGAAGGTCCCACCAGTACTGTACACACCGGCCTCTATGTCTGTGACGCTTCTTTAATCCCATGTTCTGTTGGCATAAACCCATCTCTTACTATTGCAACTGTGGCCGAGTCCGTAAGTAGGCACCTTGTGAGGGATGTTCTCAAGTACAAGAGCAGTATTGAAATTCCTGTTAAAAATGTACATCAAGATCCACATTATATCACTGACAAGAATATAAAGAGTGATTGGAGATCAACGGTCACTTTTAATGAAACCATGGAGGGATATGTAGGGGGTATGCCATGCACAGCTTATCTGAAAGTGAAGATGAACTCTCAAGATCATAAGGGGAAATGGGGTGTCAGAGAATGTCATCCTCTTTTAAGAGGAAAAGTTGGTGGATATGTGGAATTTAGAGCCTTTGAGAAGGATAAATTACATATTATAGATGGGAAAATAAATTTGTGTAAAGTAGAATGCAGAACTCCTTACACACAGTATATGCATTATCATCTTCTCCTTGCAGCTTCCTCTGGTTCAAG ATATATTCTTGAGGGAAGGAAGATAATGAATCCTTATCTCTTTGGATTATATGCTTGGAGGGAGACAACAACACTgcatgtgacatttaaaaaagTTGTTGAGAACAATTCAAGGGAAGACATGGTGAATCAAAAAGGCAAGCTTTGTATCTCCATGGTACAGCTTTTGAAGAGCATCTTAAGCCTTGAAGGAAACGAGAGAGGGAGGTTCATACGTCATCTATTACACACTCTCCTAAGAACCTATTTTTTACAGATACCACGACAGAGTCACAAGGACTTCATCTTATCGGATTCGTATGTTAAACCTTATGGTCCTCATCCAAGCAGCACCCTCCATGAAATACAATCAG AAGATGGATCTTTTATCAGTTGCAGGCAATGGAAGTGCACCCAAAATCCATCGAGACTTGAAGGACCAAAACAACTAAATCCAGTTCTCCTTCTTAATGGTCATTCTACTGAGAGTTACTGTTGCCAACAGAACCAAATGATTTAG